GCCATGAGGCGATCGACCAGAGCGTGGGTGGTATGCGGGCTGTCCCCGCCGCGATCAGCGGACACCCGGTCGTGCTCGTGGATCGTCACGGTCTATGTCTCCCTATGTGCATCGGTACGTGTCAGTTCGTACAGCGGCCCAGGCTGCCGTGCGGGGCATCCCCGACTCCGCACCGACTCCCAGCCGAAATCCTCTGACCGGTGTGTTGTCGGTGGGCCGGCCCGTGGGTCGAGCAGCGCGACGGGCTGCATCGGCCTTATAAGAGTCTCATAAGGATCGGTCCACCTTGTTTACACAGATCGGTTACTGGCGAGTTCTACGTACGGGTAACCGTGTCGTGGGTAACGCCGGGTTCGACGGCCGGCGCGTATGTGTTGACCAAACGTCCTGCGTGCAGGTGGTTACGGTGGAGTAGCTATAACTGCGCTGATCAAGGCAGTTTTGTTATCAAATCGTTATGCTGGGAATTCGCTCTACGCCGGGCGCGTGCCGACGCGCCGACCCAAAGGCCGCGCCATTGGCGGCGTTGGCCCGGGGTTGGCAATGCCGTGCAGCGGGCGAACGAGTGTTTGCTGTAGTGCAGCGGGGGCCAGGCTCGGGGCGGCAGGCTAAGCCCACTGCCCGAATTGGGGCTTCAGGATTTGGTTGACGTCCACCCCGACCCCACCAACCTTGCGCTTATCGATCTCCACCTGGTGCAGATGCGCGGCCGGGTGGGTGTATCCCTTGGGCGAGCCCCAGTTGTGCTGCCAGAAGTACGAGCCCAAGCCATCGTTGACGGCCCAGTCGATGGTTTTGGAGTTGGCGTACACGCCGGTCCGCTGGTGTCCGATCACCGACTCCCAGGACCGCAGATATGGCACGATCTGGTTCTTGTACTGCTCATATGATGGGTTGTCGTCGATCGAGGCGTAGATCGGGGCGCTCGTCGGGCCGCCGGCAGCGGCATGCAGCTCCGACCCCCGTCTGGCGTGCTGCACGCCGGCGCTGGCACCGCCCAGCCAGTCGGCAGTGCTCCCCTTGCCGTATTGATAACAGGACACGATCTTGAGCCCATTGCCGCTCAGGTCACGGGCCTCGCTGAGCTGGATCGGCTTGCCAAGCATCCAGGCGCCGCCAGGCCGCCGATCGGACACGTACCGGATTGCCCCCACCGCGCCGGCAGCCCTGATCTGGCTGGCGGGGATGACACCGGCGGCGTAGTCCAACAGGGTGCCCAGCGAACCGGCCGATGCCGGCGCGGCGCGCAACGACGACGCAACGACGCCAAGACCCAGCACGCCCGGAGTCGCCGCCGCGAATTTGAGCACATCACGCCGAGAGACCGACATATGCCACAGGGTACGACAAAAACAACAACTGTCACACTGGTTTCAGTGGTCACGGATGCATCACACTGGCAGAACACATGCATGCGGCCATACCGACACCGGTGCGGTCTCGGGCAGGCCGCCTCTCCCTGCGACCACTACTACGGTGTGATCGCCTACGCTCCCAACGGCGCAATGGGCAAAATCGTCGCGCCACCGCACTCGAGGCCAGGCGGATATCGACGCATAAGAACTTTGCGGCGTCTTAGCTGCAAAGTGCTCAGCAACTTCACCAACTACCACGGGGGAGTCCGACGATCGCGCCCGCTGGCAGAACCTGGACGTGCAACCAGTTGAGTAGTTCCCACACTGCGCGCCGAGCGTGGGCTGGCTGCGCCGAATGTGCACTGGTGGCGGCGACACGCCCGGGCGACGCCGCCGTGGTTGCACGTTCGGCGTAGGCAGCCCCGTGCGCTTGCCGGGCAGGTGTCCTCAAAGGTCCAACTAGACACACATATCAGACACTAGTATGTACATATGACCGTAAAGAGGACCACGATTGAGCTGGACGAAGATCTTGTGCGGGCAGCCCAGGCCGTCACCGGGGAAACATTGCGAGCGACGGTCGAGCGCGCGCTGCAGCAGCTGGTGGCCGCGGCTGCCGAGCAGGCCGCCGCGCGCCGGCGGCGGATCGTCGACCATCTCGCGCACGCCGGCACTCACGTGGACGCAGACGTGCTGCTCTCCGAGCAGGCGTGGCGATGACCACCTGGATTCTGGACAAGAGTGCCCACGTGCGACTCGTGGCCGGCGCCACGCCGCCAGCCGGCATCGACCTCACCGACCTCGCCATCTGCGATATCGGCGAACTTGAATGGCTGTATTCAGCACGGTCAGCTACCGACTACGACAGCCAACAAACGTCACTGCGCGCCTATCAAATCCTTCGCGCACCCAGCGACATCTTTGACCGGGTTCGCCACCTTCAGCGCGACCTAGCCCACCACCGTGGGATGTGGCATCGAACGCCGCTTCCGGACCTATTCATCGCCGAAACCGCGCTTCATCACCGGGCCGGCGTGTTGCACCACGACCGTGACTACAAACGAATTGCCGTCGTACGGCCTGGGTTTCAAGCATGCGAACTCTCTCGCGGGCGCTAGCTTCGCCCGAATCCGTGAGCGGAGGCGATAATCCTTACAGGCCATCAAAAAAGTCCTCGTCGAGCCGTAAGAGTTCGACGGTCTGCACCGCCTGGACACCGACTCGATACCGCACGAGCAGCTCGGCCAGCCGAGCGCCGTCGATGAGTTCGATCCGGGCGTTGATCCGCTCAGCTTCCTCGCGGGCACCGCGGGAAAACGATGACGTGGTGATGTAGACGCCCCGGTCGCCCTGCTTGCCCAGGAGGGCGCCGGCGAACTCGTGGATCTTCGGCCGGCCAATCGTTTGGTCGACGGCGTATCGCTTGGCCTGCACGTAGATGCGGTCCAGCCCGAGCGGGTCCTGGCTGATGATTCCGTCGATGCCAGCGTCACCGGAGGCACTCGTCCGTTCCACCGCGCCGGCTCGCCCGTAACCCATCGCCTCCAAAAGTCTGATAACCAGATCTTCAAACCCGGTGGGCGACAACGTGAGTGCCTTCTTCAGGATCTCCCCCTCGACGGCTGCCCGGTTCTCCGCAAGCGCAGCGTCGATGAGATCCTCGGGTGAGACCTGCACATCGTCCCCGGACGGTCGCTTGGCGGTCGCGTCGACTGGCTGCTTGGCTTTGGTTCGCTCACGAAAAGCGATGTACGACGGGAACTCCCGCAGCACAGCCATGTCGACGCGCTCGGGATGCGCCTTCAGGACTTGACGGCCCGTGTCCGTGACCTGGACGTGGCCCCGCGTGGGACGGTCGAGCAATCCGGCCTGCGACATGTGAGTGAGAGACCAGTGCACCCTGTCGTACATGGTCCTTTGCCGACCGCTGGGCAACATCTGCGCCCGCTCGTCGTCGGACAGACCGAACTCGTCGGACATCGCCGCGATGACGTCCTTGGCCGACTTCGCTTGTCCATCGGCAAGATACGCGAGAATCGGCCGCATCAACGTCTGGGCATCAGGGATCGTCATGGGGAGCCATTATCCAGCTGGCTTGTCAGCCCTCCGAACCGGCCAAGTTGGGTAAGTCCATCCGGGGCTCCGTGTTCTGACAGGCCCGCTGCAGGCGTCGCATCTTCCTCATCTGCCCCACGTGTACCCGGTCCCGCCGACCTAAAAGGTCGGCATATCCCTGCCATGCCGGGACGCGTGAGGCGGGTGAGACACAAGGGAACGTGCACCTCGCGCACCGGGTCGCCAGCAGCCGCGACACGCCGTCGTCCAGTGCCACACCGAATGCGGTGTCGGGCTCGGCGTCAAACGCTGCCGATCGGCCTTGCCTCGTCAGGCCGCCGACAGCACCGCCCTGGGCTCACGGTCCGCGGCTCCGCCGGGATCCGACCGGCGGCGGCTCAACCCCCTCGATCGTCTTGAGCCGGTCGACAGACCGATCGAAAGACGGCCACCGGATCGTCCCGGCAGGGGCGAGGAAGTCCGGCGTCCGAGCAAGCACCGGGCGATTGCCCTCAACGCGGAAGACAACCCGATCACCCGATTGCAGGCCGAGCGCGTCGCGCACCGCTTTCGGAACCGTCACCTGCCCCTTCGACGTGACGATGGGTTCGTCGGAGTGCCTGCTTCACCGTTGCCGTACGCCGCCCGTACCCTCACACTCTGTGGAGCTGCTCGTCGCCGCCAACCCCGCTGAAGACTCGCGCCTGCCCTACCTGATCCGGCTGCCGGTGGGCGCGGGACTGGTCTTCGCCACCTCAGACGTGTGGCCGCGCACCAAGGCGCTGTATTGCCATCGCCTCGACATCGCCGACTGGCCCGCCGACCCCGTCGTCGTCGACCGGGTCGAGCTACGCAGCTGCAGCCGCCGGGGCGCGGCCATCGACGTCGTCGCCGCCCGCGCGCGGGAGAACCGATCGCAACTGGTGCACACCATGGCGCGCGGCCGCCAGGTGGTGTTCTGGCAGAGCCCCAAAACGCGCAAACAGTCGCGGCCGGGCGTGCGCACCCCCACCGCCCGCGCCGCCGGCATCCCCGAGCTGCACATCGTCGTCGACGCCCACGAACGCTACCCCTACACCTTTGCCGACAAACCCGCGAAGACGACGCGGGAAGCCCTGCCCTGCGGCGACTACGGCCTGAAAGTGGCCGGCCAACTCGTGGCGGCCGTCGAGCGTAAAGCGTTGGCGGACCTTACTTCTGGCGTGCTGAACGGCAACCTGAAATACCAACTGACCGAACTGGCCGCGCTGCCACGGGCCGCCGTGGTGGTCGAGGACCGCTACTCGGAGATCTTCGCGCACTCCTTCGCCCGCCCGACGGCGATCGCCGATGGGCTGGCCGAATTGCAGATCGGCTTTCCCAACGTGCCGATCGTGTTCTGCCAAACCCGCAAGCTCGCCCAGGAATACACCTACCGCTATCTAGCCGCCGCCCTCACCTGGTTCGTCGACGATGCCGACGCCACCACGGTTTTCGAGCCGGCTGCCGCCGAGCCCGAGCCCAGCAGCGCCGAGCTGCGCGCGTGGGCCAAAAGCGTCGGCCTGCCGGTGTCCGACCGGGGGCGCCTGCGCCCGCAGATCCTGCAGGCCTGGCGAGCCGCCCATCCCCGGTGACTACAACACCTCGACGAGGCCTGCGGATGCTGAATCGGCCAGTGCGGCATCGAATGTGACCAACCGGCCCCCGTAGCGCGCGGCCAAGGCGATGAGATGGCAGTCGGTGACCCGACGGTGGTTGGACACCGCATCGCGATCGCCGGCGCTCCCAACGATCAGTGGCACATCGTCAGGCCAAAACGTGTGCCCGGCAAGAGAAGTCATCGCCGCCAACTGAGCGATCGCGATAGCCGGCGTGGTCGACACCTGCATCACACTGCGATTGCTTGAAATTCGGACATACCCTGCCTCGGTGATCGGCGTGGTGGCCCACCCATTCGAGGAGAACTGCGTGAACCATCGCTGCGCGGCCGCATGGTGAACGTGATTCGGCCAGCCCAGCGCGATCAGCACATTGACATCGAGCAGTGCCGTCACACGTCGTCCTCGAGCGCGCGGACGACATCCTCGGAAGTCACCGTCGGCGCATCCGGCGGAACATCAAAAACCGGAAATCCGTCAACCTCGACAATCCCAACCGGACGGAGCGACCTACGCGCCAACTCAGAAATTACCGCGCCGACTGACTTGCCCTCCGACCGCGCGATGCTACGAGCATCTTCTAGAACATCATCATCAATCTGCAACGTGGTGCGCATAGCATCATGTTACGGGGCTTGGGCCAGCTTTCACGCGTCTTCGGCGACCCCCTGCAGCACACTGTCGCCGTTGACGGTGCCATTCAAAGCCGAAGCGTCCCGCGGTACCTCGAAGGCCGGCAGCGCGGCACCTACCGTGGCGACGGCGTTGCGCGCGGCCTCCATCCGGGCCAATGCCGCCTGGGTGAACACCGACAACCCCAGGTCGGGGTTGTATCCGTGGATCTCTTTGACGTCGAGCTGGGCAAGAAAGTAGATGATCTCCTTGGAAACCAGTTGACCCGGCACCAGTACCGGGAAGCCGGGCGGGTAGGGCACCACGAACGTGGTGGATACCAGAGTCTTGCCCTCAGCCAGCCGGCGCCCGGCCAAGCCGATCTGCACGTACTCACGGTCGGCCTCTTCGTAGCCGGCGTAGAAAGCCGACCGCATGTCACCGAAAGAGCTGGCGTCGTCGGGGCGGAAGGCAAGGTCGAACTCGCTGAAATCTGGTAGATGCGGCAGATCCTGCGTGATCTCCTCGACGTGGCGTCGGTGTAGAGCAAGGTCGGCCCCGCTGGCCGCCTTCTGGCTGCGGTCCAGATCGATCGCCACCCGACGCAACACATCGAGCAGATAGTGCACGCTCGACCAGGTGACGCCGATCGTGAAGATCAGCAACACGCTGTTGATAGACGTTTTGTTGATCTGGATGCCGAATCGCTCCATCAGGATCTTCTCGCGGAAGTCGTACCCGTTCATCCCGGTCGCCCCGATAAACAGGGTGAGCCGCGTCGGATCGAGCACGAATTGATCGGACCGCCAGGCTTCGTTCCAATCGGCCAGAGCCCCCTGCCTGACCTGACGGTACGAGCTGACCGTCGAGGACCGAAAGGCATCGGGAACCAGGTCGGACTCGTCAAGGATGCGGAACCACTTGCTGATCAGCCGGTCTTTGCGGACGCGATGGCGGAACACCAGCGCCATGTTGTAAACATGGCGGACCAGCTCGAACCCTTCGATGTCAACCTGTCGGCGCGCCAAGTCCAACGAGGCGAGAAGTTGCTGGTTGGGCGAGGTCGAGGTGTGGGTCAAGAATGCCTCACCGAACGCGTCCCGGGTGAGCGCTTTGAAATCCTGGTCGCGCACGTGGATCATCGATGCCTGCCGTAGCGCGGACAGCGACTTGTGAGTCGAATGCGTCGCATACACTCGGACCCGAGCGCGGTTGGGGTCTGGCAACAGCCGGTGATCAACCCACTCGGAGCGGTCCACTCCGTCCATCGACGCACACCAATTCCGGTATTCCTCAGCGTATTCCGCAGTGGACAACATCTGCTCGAGTCGCTCGGCAGCAATCATCGCGGTCCGCTGCCGGGCCCAGGGCACCGCCGTCGCAAACGCATACCACGCCTCGTCCCACAAAAAGCAGATGTCCGGTTTGATCGCTAGCACCTCCTCCATCACCCGGCGCGGGTTGTACACCACGCCGTCAAACGTGCAGTTGGTGAGCAACAGCATGCGCACCCGGTGCAGCTGTCCGGCGGCCTCGAGGTCCAGCAGCGCCTGCTTGATGGTGCGCAACGGCACGGCACCATAAATCGCGTACTGCGGCAGCGGATATGCGTCGAGGTACATCGGGTACGCGCCGGCAAGTACCAGGCCGTAGTGGTGCGACTTGTGGCAATTGCGGTCGATGAGCACGATGTCGCCGGGGCGGGTCAGGGCCTGCACGACGATCTTGTTGGCGGTCGATGTTCCGTTGGTGACGAAGTAGGTCTGGTTGGCGTTCCAGGTCACCGCGGCTTTGTCCATCGCCGTCTTGATGTTGCCATGCGGGTCCAGCAGCGAGTCCAGTCCACCAGAGGTTGTCGAGGTCTCGGCCATGAAGATGTTGCGGCCGTAGAACTCGCCCATGTCGTGCAGTGACTTGGAGTTGAAGATGCTGGCGCCGCGCGCGACGGGAAGGGCATGAAATTGGCCGACCGGCGCCGCCGCATAGGCCCGCAGCGCATCGAAAAACGGTGTGGCATAACGGTTTCGTAAACCCGCGAGCACCGTGCTGTGCAGGTCGGTGACGTCGTTGAGCCGGTAGAAGGTGCGGTCGTAGACGTCGGGCTCGTCCTGGGTCTCGGCGGCGATCGACTCGTCGGTGAGCAGATAGAGGTCGATGTGGGGCCGCAACTCACGGATCCACTCGGCGCATTCCACCCAGTCGTGGGTCTCGTTTGCCACCGCTTCGTCGCCATCGGTGCCCAGCAGCGTGGTCATCAGCGGCACCCGGTCGCGGGACCGCAGCGGCAGGTCGTGACGGATGATCGCCGCCTGAATCTCGCCATTCAGCGCCACCGCGGTGATGGCATCTTCGATGCTGGCCACCACGAGCAACTCGAACTGCACCTCGTCGGCCGGATTGCGCAACTGCCGCAGGCACTCGGCCAAGCTGTCCGGAGCCGTCGCCGGGGAGTCGTCGGCGAGCAGCACGGTGTAGAACTGCTGCTGTTTGGCCTGCGCTACCAGCTCCTGCTCCGCCAGTGACGCGGAGGTGTCGAACAGCGCTGTGCGGTCGCCGTATTCGGACAGCAGTCGTACGGCCAACGACACTTCCTCGGTAAGCCGCACCGTGGAATGACTATCCAGATGAGCGCGGAAAGTCGCCAGATTCTGTGCCCCCGGATACAGCCAGTACCGCTCATAGGCGCCGATGCGGTCCATCAGCCGCTTCGCCCGAGCCACGTCGTGTGTGGTGTCGAGCCCGGCGAGGTCGACCTCCGCCAGGTGACGACACGCGTCATCGAGCAGGTTCCAGGTGTCCAGGCGGGTGTAGGACGGGTTGGCCACCGCGGCCAGCGCGGAGACATGCAGCCGTCGCGGGCGGACGCTGTTTGGGTTCATGTCGTCACCTGTTCTCTGGTGCGGGTAGCGCCGTAGAGTGCAACCAGGCAATTATCGCGCGCAGGACCGGGTCAGTCAGCTAAGTCGTCGCTGTCCGCGATCCGCCGATTAGCCCGATTCCCGGAGTTGTCCACCCAGCGCAGCACCGGCAGCTGCGAAAGCTCCCGGCGGCGTGCCGGCAGATCGGTGACGTCACCCAGCGAGCGCACCACGGCCTGCGTCAGGCCCATGATGGCGGCCATCACCGGTAGCAGCGGCTGCAACGGCTTTGCCGCCGTGCGAACAGTGCTGATGCGGCGTGCCAAGATCAGGCGTTCGATCGCGTGATACAGCCAGGCGCCGACACCCAGCGCGTAGATCGACATTGCCGAGGCGACAATGGTCAGCCCGTAGGCGGCGCACACCACGGCACCGAGCACCACCGTCGCAGCCAGGACGGCCGCGACCACGACGCGCAGCTCGAGCCGGGTCATCACGCCCCCCCACGCACCGCTTGAGCGGCCGCACGCAGCTGCGGGGTCACCAGCATGACCTGGCCCAGCACCCCGTTGACAAAGCCCGGCGAGTCGTCGGTCGACAGCTCCTTGGCCAGCTGGACGGCCTCGTCGACGACCACCGGCTCCGGCACATCCGCCGCGTGGAGCAGCTCCCATACCGAGACGCGCAGAATGGCGCGATCCACGGCGGGCAACCGGTCCAGCGTCCAGCCCCGCAGATGCGCGGTGATCAGGTCGTCGATGTGGGCGGCGTGTTCACTGACCCCTCGAGCCACCGCGGCCGTGTACGGATGTAGCCGGGCAATGTCGGGCTTCGCTTCGGCCAGCGCGGCACGGGTGTCGACCACCTCGGCCGCGCTGATGCCGCGGACCTCGGCCTCGAACAGCAGGGCCACCGCGCGCTTACGGGCCTGATGTCGTCCGCGAACCGGCTTTCTGTCCGACATCGTCAGGCGTTGACCCGGCCCAGGTAGCTACCGTCGCGCGAATCCACCTTTAGTTTGTCTCCGGTATTGATGAACAGCGGCACGTTGATCTGGGCTCCGGTCTGAAGGGTGGCCGGCTTGGTGCCCGCGCTGGACCGGTCGCCCTGCAAGCCGGGCTCGGTGTGAGTGACCTCGAGCTCGACGGTCACCGGCAGCTCGATGTATAGCGGCACGCCGTTGTGGAACGCCACCTGCACCGGCATGCCCTCCAGCAGGAACCGTGCCGCGTCCCCGACCAGGGCCTCCGGCAGCGGGTGCTGCTCGTAGTCTTGGCTGTCCATGAACACGAAGTCCGAGCCGTCGCGGTAAAGGTAGGTGGTATCGCGCCGGTCGACGGTGGCGGTGTCCACCTTCACCCCGGCGTTGAACGTCTTGTCGACGACCTTGCCCGAGAGCACGTTCTTCAACTTGGTGCGCACGAACGCCGGACCCTTGCCCGGTTTGACGTGCTGGAACTCGGTGATTGTCCACAGCTGGCCGTCGATTACCAGGACCAGCCCGTTCTTGAAGTCAGCAGTGGTCGCCACGTGGGTCTCCTACAGAATGGCCAGTTCTTTGGGGAACCGGGTCAACAATTCCGGGGTCTGCCCGGCGGTTTCAGGCATTTTCGGCGTCCCGCCAGCCACTACCAATGTGTCCTCGATGCGGACACCGCCGCGGCCGGGTAAATAGACACCGGGCTCCACGGTCACCACGGAGCCCGCCAGTAGTGTACCGGCGGATGTGACCCCGATGCCCGGCGCTTCATGTATCTGCAGGCCAACACCGTGTCCCAGTCCGTGACCGAAGTGCTCGCCGTAGCCGGCGTCGGCGATCAGCTGGCGCGCTGCAGCGTCCACCCCCCGCAGCTCGGCACCCGGCAGCAACGCCTGCCGACCGGCCTGTTGCGCCTCGGCCACCAGCTGATAGATCTCTAGCTGCCAGTCGGCGGCCTTGCCCAACACGAAGGTGCGGGTCATATCGGAGTGGTACCCGGCGACCAGGGCGCCGAAGTCGATCTTCACGAAATCGCCGACCTGCAGCACCGCGTCGGTCGGCCGGTGGTGCGGGATCGCCGAATTGGCCCCGGCAGCCACGATCGTCTCGAATGACACCGCGTCAGCGCCATGATCGAGCATCAGGGCCTCCAGCTCGCGGCTCACCTGCCGTTCGGTTCGGCCCGGCCGCAGGCCGCCGCGGGCCACCAAGTCGGTCAGCGCGGCATCGGCTGCTTCGCAGGCTAGTCGCAGCAGCGCCAGCTCGCCGGCGTCTTTAACCTCGCGCAGTGACTCCACAGTTCCGGATGCCCGCACCAACTCGGTGTTCTTGCCCTCCAGCGCGCCCGCCAAGGCGTCCAGGCCGTCCACCGTGACCACGTGGCTCTCGAAGCCCAGCTTTCCCACGCCGGCCTCGCCGGCCCGGCCGGCCAGGTAGCGCCCGACCGCGCGCTCGATAGCCACTTCGAGGTCGGGCGCTTGCGAGGCGGCCTGAGTGCGGTACCGGCCGTCGGTGGCCAACACGGCATCGCGCTCATCGGCGAACACCAGCAATGCGCCGTTGGACCCGCTGAAGCCTGATAGATATCGCACGTTTATCAGGTCGCTGATCAGCATCGCATCCAACCCGGAGGCAGCGATTTGTGCTTTCAGCTTGTCTCGACGCTGGGAATGTGTCACGACCCTTGACGGTACTCGCTACGCTGAATGCCCATGACTAACTGGATGCTGCGCGGGTTGGCGTTCGCCGCCGCGATGGTGGTTCTCCGCCTGTTCCAGGGGGCATTGATCAACGCGTGGCAGATGCTGTCCGGGCTGATCAGCCTGGTGCTACTGCTGCTCTTCGCGATCGGAGGGGTGGTGTGGGGTGTGATGGACGGGCGCGCCGACGCCAAGGCGAGCCCTGACCCCGACCGCCGCCAAGACCTGGCCATGACCTGGCTGTTGGCCGGCCTGGTAGCCGGCGCGCTCAGCGGCGCGGTGGCCTGGCTCATTTCGCTGTTCTACAAAGCGATCTACACCGGGGGCCCAATCAACGAGCTGACCACGTTCGCGGCCTTCACCGCGCTCATCGTCTTTCTGGTCGGGATCGTCGGGGTAGCCGTGGGCCGGTGGCTGGTGGACCGGCAGCTGGCGAAGGCACCGGTGCGACACCACGGGCTTGCCGCTGAACACGAGCGGGCCGCCGACACCGATGTATTCTCCGCCGTTCGCGCCGACGACAGTCCGACCGGGGAGATGCAGGTCGCGCAGCCTGAGGCACAAACCGCGGCCGTCGCCACGGTCGAACGTGAGGCACCCACCGAGGTGATCCGCACCACCGAAAGCGATACACCCACCGAGGTTATCCGCACCGACACCGAGGCGGACCAGACCAAGCCCGGCGACGAGCCCAAGAAGGATTAACCCTCACGTCCCGACATGCTCAGCTAGGTACCGCAGGGCCAGCAGGTAGCCCTGGATGCCGAGCCCGACGATCACCCCGGTCGCGATGGGGCTGAGGTAGGAGTGGCGGCGGAACTCCTCACGCGCATGCACGTTGGAGATATGCACCTCGATCAGCGGAGCGCTCAGCTCCGCGCAGGCATCGCGCAGTGCCACCGACGTGTGCGTCAGACCGCCGGCGTTGAGGATCACGGGTTCGGCCGCATCGGCGGCCTGATGAATCCAGTCCAGCAGCTGGGCTTCGCTATCACTTTGCCGCACAACGGCTTTGAGTCCGAGCTCGGCGGCCTCACGCTCGATCAGAGCGACCAGCTCGTCGTGGGTGGTGCCGCCATAGACGGCGGGCTCGCGCCGGCCCAACCGGCCCAGGTTGGGGCCGTTGATCACGTTCACGATCAGTTCGCTCATGGGGCGCAAACTCCGGCGTAGGCGGTTACCAGCAGACCGGGGTCCGGTCCCACCATTCGGCCCGGCTTGGCCAATCCGTCGAGCACCACGAACCGCAACACACCCGCCCGAGTCTTCTTGTCGCCGGCCATGATTTCCAGCAGCTGGGGCAGCGCGTCCGGGTCGTAGCTGACCGGCAATCCCAACGAGGACAGGATGGTGCGGTGGCGCTGCGCGGTCGCGTCGTCGAGCCGCCCGGCAAGCCTGGCCAGCTCGGCCGCGAACACCAGCCCCACCGACACGGCGGCGCCGTGGCGCCACCGGTAGCGTTCCCGGCGCTCGATCGCGTGGCCTAATGTGTGGCCGTAGTTGAGGATTTCGCGCAGCTCGGATTCCTTTTCGTCGGCGGCGACCACCTCGGCCTTGACGGTGATCGCGCGCCGGATCAGCTCGGGCAGCACGTCGCCGGCCGGGTCGAGTGCGGCCTGCGGGTCAGCTTCGATGAGATCCAGGATCACCGGGTCGGCGATGAAGCCGGCCTTGACCACTTCGGCCATGCCGCAGATCATTTCGTCGCGTGGCAAGGTTTGCAGCGTCGCCAGGTCCACCAGGACCGCCAACGGCTGATGAAACGCCCCGACCAGGTTCTTGCCGGCGTCGGTGTTGATGCCGGTCTTGCCGCCGACGGCCGCATCGACCATGCCCAGCAGTGTGGTGGGCAGGTGCACAATCGAGACGCCGCGCAGCCAGGTGGCCGCCGCGAACCCGGCGACGTCGGTGGCGGCCCCGCCGCCGAGGCTGACCAGGGCGTCTTTGCGGCCGATTCCGATGCGGCCCAACACCTCCCAGATGAATCCCACGACGGGCAGGTCCTTGCCGGCCTCGGCGTCGGGGATCTCGATGCGGTGCGCGTCGACGCCCTTGCCGGCCAAGCGCTTTCGGATCTCTTCCGCGGTCTCGGCTAGTCCGGGCTGATGCACGACGGCGACCTTGTGCCGGTCGGCCAGCAGGTCTTCCAGCTCGTCGAGCAGGCCGGTACCGATGACCACCGGGTATGGCGGATCGACGGCCACCTGCACGGTCACGGGTGCGCCGATATCGGTCATGTGGCCGCCTCGCTGGGGCTGGGAACCTGCAGCCGCGACAGGATATGGCGGACCACCGCCCCGGGGTTGCGGCGATTGGTGTCCACTCGCATGGTCGCGACGCGCCGGTACAGCGGTGCCCGCTTGGCCATCAGCGCGCGGTATTTTTCGGCGCGGTCGGGGCCGGCCAGCAGTGGGCGCACGGTGTTGCCGCCGGTGCGGCGCACGCCCTCGGCGGCGCTGATCTCCAGGTAGACGACGGTGTGGCCGGCCAGCGCCGCGCGCACACCGGGGCTGGTCACCGCGCCGCCGCCGAGCGACAGCACACCGTCGTGGTCGGCCAGTGCCGCGCGCACCACGTCCTCCTCGATACGTCGGAACTCCTGCTCCCCGTCGGTGGCGAAGATGTCGGCGATGCTGCGTCCGGTCCGCTGCTCGATCGCGACGTCGGTGTCGAGCAGGCCGACCCCGAGCGCCTTGGCCAGCCGGCGCCCGATGGTGGACTTGCCGGAGCCCGGCAGGCCGACGAGAACCGCTTTGGGTGCCATC
Above is a window of Mycobacterium tuberculosis H37Rv DNA encoding:
- a CDS encoding hypothetical protein (A core mycobacterial gene; conserved in mycobacterial strains (See Marmiesse et al., 2004 PMID:14766927).); protein product: MSVSRRDVLKFAAATPGVLGLGVVASSLRAAPASAGSLGTLLDYAAGVIPASQIRAAGAVGAIRYVSDRRPGGAWMLGKPIQLSEARDLSGNGLKIVSCYQYGKGSTADWLGGASAGVQHARRGSELHAAAGGPTSAPIYASIDDNPSYEQYKNQIVPYLRSWESVIGHQRTGVYANSKTIDWAVNDGLGSYFWQHNWGSPKGYTHPAAHLHQVEIDKRKVGGVGVDVNQILKPQFGQWA
- the vapB39 gene encoding antitoxin VapB39 (part of toxin-antitoxin (TA) operon with Rv2530c), whose product is MRTTLQIDDDVLEDARSIARSEGKSVGAVISELARRSLRPVGIVEVDGFPVFDVPPDAPTVTSEDVVRALEDDV
- the vapC39 gene encoding ribonuclease VapC39 (toxin, part of toxin-antitoxin (TA) operon with Rv2530A,contains PIN domain) encodes the protein MTALLDVNVLIALGWPNHVHHAAAQRWFTQFSSNGWATTPITEAGYVRISSNRSVMQVSTTPAIAIAQLAAMTSLAGHTFWPDDVPLIVGSAGDRDAVSNHRRVTDCHLIALAARYGGRLVTFDAALADSASAGLVEVL
- the vapB17 gene encoding antitoxin VapB17 (part of toxin-antitoxin (TA) operon with Rv2527) gives rise to the protein MTVKRTTIELDEDLVRAAQAVTGETLRATVERALQQLVAAAAEQAAARRRRIVDHLAHAGTHVDADVLLSEQAWR
- the vapC17 gene encoding ribonuclease VapC17 (toxin, part of toxin-antitoxin (TA) operon with Rv2526,contains PIN domain) gives rise to the protein MTTWILDKSAHVRLVAGATPPAGIDLTDLAICDIGELEWLYSARSATDYDSQQTSLRAYQILRAPSDIFDRVRHLQRDLAHHRGMWHRTPLPDLFIAETALHHRAGVLHHDRDYKRIAVVRPGFQACELSRGR
- the mrr gene encoding restriction system protein, whose amino-acid sequence is MTIPDAQTLMRPILAYLADGQAKSAKDVIAAMSDEFGLSDDERAQMLPSGRQRTMYDRVHWSLTHMSQAGLLDRPTRGHVQVTDTGRQVLKAHPERVDMAVLREFPSYIAFRERTKAKQPVDATAKRPSGDDVQVSPEDLIDAALAENRAAVEGEILKKALTLSPTGFEDLVIRLLEAMGYGRAGAVERTSASGDAGIDGIISQDPLGLDRIYVQAKRYAVDQTIGRPKIHEFAGALLGKQGDRGVYITTSSFSRGAREEAERINARIELIDGARLAELLVRYRVGVQAVQTVELLRLDEDFFDGL